The Vicia villosa cultivar HV-30 ecotype Madison, WI linkage group LG1, Vvil1.0, whole genome shotgun sequence genome includes a region encoding these proteins:
- the LOC131605837 gene encoding uncharacterized protein LOC131605837 — MCFSLFDTGSMAPDGDAPKENSQENSQERDAQERDATDTNAPPDTEAKEVARGITIMKGIVRHRDQGLVYRLDWNSDKQAIGPNSAKLTSYIGTLVRMHIPVSTAKWNLKSEELDAKKKSDLGRASEDF, encoded by the exons atgtgctttagtttgtttgatacaggttcaatggctccggatgGAGATGCTCctaaagaaaactcacaagaaaactcacaagaaagagatgctcaagaaagagatgccacggatacaaatgctccacctgatactgaagcaaaagaagttgcacgaggcatcaccattatgaagggaatcgttcgacatagagaccaaggattagtataccgtttggattggaattctgataaacaagcaattggtcctaattctgcaaagttgacaagctatattggtacacttgttcgtatgcatattccggtctccacagctaaatggaatctgaaaagcgaagagttggatgcgaaaaaaaaaagcgatttgggacgagcttcag aggacttttga
- the LOC131605844 gene encoding uncharacterized protein LOC131605844, translating into MLPVPDMVSETTLLRDAIGSFVAWPSELITISDETAPIKPAIKGKGILQEEESVASLKEASARESQQVTQQVRTVPPTGPPKPAGKKGGAFVPRYRSTLATMVDMSDMKDGALREIDMDESVFGIEFKSLITIDDLEEIFRHDQLGVTNMHSYIRLLYDRVLRGNPLSNRFRFVSSAHCSGMAIASEPESVRQRLVDRFMSTGNTESLHLWAYNTRPVGAHWLLLAINPIREVVYYLNSVNGEWTNYPAMKDIVDL; encoded by the exons atgctaccggtacctgacatggtctcagagacaacattgctgcgagatgcaataggatcatttgttgcatggccctcggagctcattaccattagtgatgag actgctcctataaaacccgcaattaagggtaaagggattttacaggaggaggagtccgttgcatcactaaaagag gcatccgctcgggagtcacaacaagtgacgcagcaagttcgtaccgtaccacccactggtcctccgaagccagcgggaaaaaaaggcggtgcttttgtgcctcgataccggtcgacgctcgcaacaatggttgatatgtccgatatgaaggatggtgctttacgtgaaatcgatatggatgaaagtgtcttcggtattgaattcaagtcacttattacaattgatgacttggaggagatttttaggcatgatcaactaggcgtcactaacatgcactcatacatccg gttgttgtatgacagagtgttgcgcgggaatccattgtctaacagattccgtttcgtgtcttccgcccattgcagcggaatggcaattgcttcagaaccggaatcagttagacagcgcttagtcgatagattcatgtccaccggcaatacagaaagtctgcatctttgggcgtataatacccgaccagtagg agcacactggttgctgcttgctatcaaccctataagggaagtcgtgtattatctgaattcggtaaatggtgaatggaccaattatccggctatgaaggacatcgttgatttgtaa